The following are encoded in a window of Maylandia zebra isolate NMK-2024a linkage group LG5, Mzebra_GT3a, whole genome shotgun sequence genomic DNA:
- the im:7151449 gene encoding complement decay-accelerating factor isoform X2, translating to METLLDTQRRLKSLLLMYLLVVNAAGDCPKPEGGNNTVLTNESLLKNVFPENIMVTLECSSGYIKESGSEFITCINDQWTESELICKKKDCGQPPPKPHMKFDTSEGTLFGALVKVTCEKGYQISGPSYKECYDQGWSGRASCEIVACDKPAIANGNTSWDSGDDPEYNNTIRYTCHEGYTLIGSDTVVCDETGEYSPDQPVCNEVTRAPATTSRSQVAITDLTTTDAKVSTFSDSSAAPTVHRTQTVTTSSIPNLSTLPKVFRGKATSAGILSTTSSSFQGMHDGNVNTATDSGTVAAVVIGAVVLLGVIIGFSLLHKFNMRRKGSHGISPL from the exons ATGGAAACTCTATTGGACACACAGCGAAGACTCAAGTCCCTGCTATTAATGTACCTCTTGGTCGTAAACGCAGCAG GTGACTGTCCTAAACCTGAGGGAGGGAACAATACTGTCCTAACCAATGAATCACTTCTAAAGAATGTTTTCCCAGAGAATATCATGGTCACGTTAGAGTGTTCTAGTGGATATATTAAAGAAAGCGGCTCTGAATTTATAACTTGCATTAATGATCAATGGACTGAGTCAGAGCTCATCTGCAAGA AGAAAGACTGTGGTCAACCTCCACCAAAGCCACATATGAAGTTTGATACAAGTGAGGGTACTCTGTTTGGTGCTCTAGTAAAAGTAACTTGTGAAAAAGG TTACCAGATTAGCGGGCCGAGCTACAAAGAGTGCTATGATCAAGGGTGGAGTGGCAGAGCTTCTTGCGAAA ttGTAGCATGTGACAAACCTGCAATAGCCAATGGCAATACTTCATGGGATTCTGGAGATGACCCAGAATACAACAATACCATACGTTATACCTGTCATGAAGGATACACCCTCATAGGGAGTGATACTGTTGTATGCGATGAAACTGGTGAATACAGTCCTGATCAACCTGTATGCAATG AAGTGACAAGAGCGCCAGCTACTACTTCTCGATCACAAG TTGCCATAACAGATTTGACAACAACTGACGCAAAAGTATCCACGTTTTCAGATTCCTCTGCTGCACCCACAGTTCACAGAACTCAAACTGTCACAACCAGTTCAATACCAAATCTCTCAACTTTACCAAAAG TTTTCAGAGGAAAAGCTACTTCTGCCGGTATTCTGTCAACTACATCATCATCCTTTCAAG GCATGCATGATGGGAATGTAAATACTGCCACGGATAGTG GAACAGTGGCTGCTGTCGTCATTGGTGCTGTGGTTTTGTTAG GTGTAATTATAGGTTTTTCCCTGTTGCACAAGTTTAACATGAGAAGAAAAGG TTCACATGGAATTTCACCTTTATGA
- the im:7151449 gene encoding complement decay-accelerating factor isoform X1, translated as METLLDTQRRLKSLLLMYLLVVNAAGDCPKPEGGNNTVLTNESLLKNVFPENIMVTLECSSGYIKESGSEFITCINDQWTESELICKKKDCGQPPPKPHMKFDTSEGTLFGALVKVTCEKGYQISGPSYKECYDQGWSGRASCEIVACDKPAIANGNTSWDSGDDPEYNNTIRYTCHEGYTLIGSDTVVCDETGEYSPDQPVCNEVTRAPATTSRSQVAITDLTTTDAKVSTFSDSSAAPTVHRTQTVTTSSIPNLSTLPKVFRGKATSAGILSTTSSSFQGMHDGNVNTATDSGTVAAVVIGAVVLLGVIIGFSLLHKFNMRRKGSYDTREDQKPGLLHFQNL; from the exons ATGGAAACTCTATTGGACACACAGCGAAGACTCAAGTCCCTGCTATTAATGTACCTCTTGGTCGTAAACGCAGCAG GTGACTGTCCTAAACCTGAGGGAGGGAACAATACTGTCCTAACCAATGAATCACTTCTAAAGAATGTTTTCCCAGAGAATATCATGGTCACGTTAGAGTGTTCTAGTGGATATATTAAAGAAAGCGGCTCTGAATTTATAACTTGCATTAATGATCAATGGACTGAGTCAGAGCTCATCTGCAAGA AGAAAGACTGTGGTCAACCTCCACCAAAGCCACATATGAAGTTTGATACAAGTGAGGGTACTCTGTTTGGTGCTCTAGTAAAAGTAACTTGTGAAAAAGG TTACCAGATTAGCGGGCCGAGCTACAAAGAGTGCTATGATCAAGGGTGGAGTGGCAGAGCTTCTTGCGAAA ttGTAGCATGTGACAAACCTGCAATAGCCAATGGCAATACTTCATGGGATTCTGGAGATGACCCAGAATACAACAATACCATACGTTATACCTGTCATGAAGGATACACCCTCATAGGGAGTGATACTGTTGTATGCGATGAAACTGGTGAATACAGTCCTGATCAACCTGTATGCAATG AAGTGACAAGAGCGCCAGCTACTACTTCTCGATCACAAG TTGCCATAACAGATTTGACAACAACTGACGCAAAAGTATCCACGTTTTCAGATTCCTCTGCTGCACCCACAGTTCACAGAACTCAAACTGTCACAACCAGTTCAATACCAAATCTCTCAACTTTACCAAAAG TTTTCAGAGGAAAAGCTACTTCTGCCGGTATTCTGTCAACTACATCATCATCCTTTCAAG GCATGCATGATGGGAATGTAAATACTGCCACGGATAGTG GAACAGTGGCTGCTGTCGTCATTGGTGCTGTGGTTTTGTTAG GTGTAATTATAGGTTTTTCCCTGTTGCACAAGTTTAACATGAGAAGAAAAGG CTCATATGACACCAGAGAAGACCAGAAGCCGGGGTTATTACACTTCCAAAATCTTTAG
- the im:7151449 gene encoding complement decay-accelerating factor isoform X3 produces METLLDTQRRLKSLLLMYLLVVNAAGDCPKPEGGNNTVLTNESLLKNVFPENIMVTLECSSGYIKESGSEFITCINDQWTESELICKKKDCGQPPPKPHMKFDTSEGTLFGALVKVTCEKGYQISGPSYKECYDQGWSGRASCEIVACDKPAIANGNTSWDSGDDPEYNNTIRYTCHEGYTLIGSDTVVCDETGEYSPDQPVCNEVTRAPATTSRSQDSSAAPTVHRTQTVTTSSIPNLSTLPKVFRGKATSAGILSTTSSSFQGMHDGNVNTATDSGTVAAVVIGAVVLLGVIIGFSLLHKFNMRRKGSYDTREDQKPGLLHFQNL; encoded by the exons ATGGAAACTCTATTGGACACACAGCGAAGACTCAAGTCCCTGCTATTAATGTACCTCTTGGTCGTAAACGCAGCAG GTGACTGTCCTAAACCTGAGGGAGGGAACAATACTGTCCTAACCAATGAATCACTTCTAAAGAATGTTTTCCCAGAGAATATCATGGTCACGTTAGAGTGTTCTAGTGGATATATTAAAGAAAGCGGCTCTGAATTTATAACTTGCATTAATGATCAATGGACTGAGTCAGAGCTCATCTGCAAGA AGAAAGACTGTGGTCAACCTCCACCAAAGCCACATATGAAGTTTGATACAAGTGAGGGTACTCTGTTTGGTGCTCTAGTAAAAGTAACTTGTGAAAAAGG TTACCAGATTAGCGGGCCGAGCTACAAAGAGTGCTATGATCAAGGGTGGAGTGGCAGAGCTTCTTGCGAAA ttGTAGCATGTGACAAACCTGCAATAGCCAATGGCAATACTTCATGGGATTCTGGAGATGACCCAGAATACAACAATACCATACGTTATACCTGTCATGAAGGATACACCCTCATAGGGAGTGATACTGTTGTATGCGATGAAACTGGTGAATACAGTCCTGATCAACCTGTATGCAATG AAGTGACAAGAGCGCCAGCTACTACTTCTCGATCACAAG ATTCCTCTGCTGCACCCACAGTTCACAGAACTCAAACTGTCACAACCAGTTCAATACCAAATCTCTCAACTTTACCAAAAG TTTTCAGAGGAAAAGCTACTTCTGCCGGTATTCTGTCAACTACATCATCATCCTTTCAAG GCATGCATGATGGGAATGTAAATACTGCCACGGATAGTG GAACAGTGGCTGCTGTCGTCATTGGTGCTGTGGTTTTGTTAG GTGTAATTATAGGTTTTTCCCTGTTGCACAAGTTTAACATGAGAAGAAAAGG CTCATATGACACCAGAGAAGACCAGAAGCCGGGGTTATTACACTTCCAAAATCTTTAG
- the im:7151449 gene encoding complement decay-accelerating factor isoform X5 produces the protein METLLDTQRRLKSLLLMYLLVVNAAGDCPKPEGGNNTVLTNESLLKNVFPENIMVTLECSSGYIKESGSEFITCINDQWTESELICKKKDCGQPPPKPHMKFDTSEGTLFGALVKVTCEKGYQISGPSYKECYDQGWSGRASCEIVACDKPAIANGNTSWDSGDDPEYNNTIRYTCHEGYTLIGSDTVVCDETGEYSPDQPVCNEVTRAPATTSRSQDSSAAPTVHRTQTVTTSSIPNLSTLPKGMHDGNVNTATDSGTVAAVVIGAVVLLGVIIGFSLLHKFNMRRKGSYDTREDQKPGLLHFQNL, from the exons ATGGAAACTCTATTGGACACACAGCGAAGACTCAAGTCCCTGCTATTAATGTACCTCTTGGTCGTAAACGCAGCAG GTGACTGTCCTAAACCTGAGGGAGGGAACAATACTGTCCTAACCAATGAATCACTTCTAAAGAATGTTTTCCCAGAGAATATCATGGTCACGTTAGAGTGTTCTAGTGGATATATTAAAGAAAGCGGCTCTGAATTTATAACTTGCATTAATGATCAATGGACTGAGTCAGAGCTCATCTGCAAGA AGAAAGACTGTGGTCAACCTCCACCAAAGCCACATATGAAGTTTGATACAAGTGAGGGTACTCTGTTTGGTGCTCTAGTAAAAGTAACTTGTGAAAAAGG TTACCAGATTAGCGGGCCGAGCTACAAAGAGTGCTATGATCAAGGGTGGAGTGGCAGAGCTTCTTGCGAAA ttGTAGCATGTGACAAACCTGCAATAGCCAATGGCAATACTTCATGGGATTCTGGAGATGACCCAGAATACAACAATACCATACGTTATACCTGTCATGAAGGATACACCCTCATAGGGAGTGATACTGTTGTATGCGATGAAACTGGTGAATACAGTCCTGATCAACCTGTATGCAATG AAGTGACAAGAGCGCCAGCTACTACTTCTCGATCACAAG ATTCCTCTGCTGCACCCACAGTTCACAGAACTCAAACTGTCACAACCAGTTCAATACCAAATCTCTCAACTTTACCAAAAG GCATGCATGATGGGAATGTAAATACTGCCACGGATAGTG GAACAGTGGCTGCTGTCGTCATTGGTGCTGTGGTTTTGTTAG GTGTAATTATAGGTTTTTCCCTGTTGCACAAGTTTAACATGAGAAGAAAAGG CTCATATGACACCAGAGAAGACCAGAAGCCGGGGTTATTACACTTCCAAAATCTTTAG
- the im:7151449 gene encoding complement decay-accelerating factor isoform X4 — translation METLLDTQRRLKSLLLMYLLVVNAAGDCPKPEGGNNTVLTNESLLKNVFPENIMVTLECSSGYIKESGSEFITCINDQWTESELICKKKDCGQPPPKPHMKFDTSEGTLFGALVKVTCEKGYQISGPSYKECYDQGWSGRASCEIVACDKPAIANGNTSWDSGDDPEYNNTIRYTCHEGYTLIGSDTVVCDETGEYSPDQPVCNEVTRAPATTSRSQVAITDLTTTDAKVSTFSDSSAAPTVHRTQTVTTSSIPNLSTLPKGMHDGNVNTATDSGTVAAVVIGAVVLLGVIIGFSLLHKFNMRRKGSYDTREDQKPGLLHFQNL, via the exons ATGGAAACTCTATTGGACACACAGCGAAGACTCAAGTCCCTGCTATTAATGTACCTCTTGGTCGTAAACGCAGCAG GTGACTGTCCTAAACCTGAGGGAGGGAACAATACTGTCCTAACCAATGAATCACTTCTAAAGAATGTTTTCCCAGAGAATATCATGGTCACGTTAGAGTGTTCTAGTGGATATATTAAAGAAAGCGGCTCTGAATTTATAACTTGCATTAATGATCAATGGACTGAGTCAGAGCTCATCTGCAAGA AGAAAGACTGTGGTCAACCTCCACCAAAGCCACATATGAAGTTTGATACAAGTGAGGGTACTCTGTTTGGTGCTCTAGTAAAAGTAACTTGTGAAAAAGG TTACCAGATTAGCGGGCCGAGCTACAAAGAGTGCTATGATCAAGGGTGGAGTGGCAGAGCTTCTTGCGAAA ttGTAGCATGTGACAAACCTGCAATAGCCAATGGCAATACTTCATGGGATTCTGGAGATGACCCAGAATACAACAATACCATACGTTATACCTGTCATGAAGGATACACCCTCATAGGGAGTGATACTGTTGTATGCGATGAAACTGGTGAATACAGTCCTGATCAACCTGTATGCAATG AAGTGACAAGAGCGCCAGCTACTACTTCTCGATCACAAG TTGCCATAACAGATTTGACAACAACTGACGCAAAAGTATCCACGTTTTCAGATTCCTCTGCTGCACCCACAGTTCACAGAACTCAAACTGTCACAACCAGTTCAATACCAAATCTCTCAACTTTACCAAAAG GCATGCATGATGGGAATGTAAATACTGCCACGGATAGTG GAACAGTGGCTGCTGTCGTCATTGGTGCTGTGGTTTTGTTAG GTGTAATTATAGGTTTTTCCCTGTTGCACAAGTTTAACATGAGAAGAAAAGG CTCATATGACACCAGAGAAGACCAGAAGCCGGGGTTATTACACTTCCAAAATCTTTAG